A stretch of Armatimonadota bacterium DNA encodes these proteins:
- a CDS encoding sulfite exporter TauE/SafE family protein — protein MVDLPLAGIQVSGPLMVLLGLVIGILSGFFGVGGGFLLTPMLNALFGIPYTVAVGSSLSQMIGLSATASIRHARLGNIDYRLGVLMLVGSALGAEGGAEVLGLLKRLGTVSVFGANVPLITLVMSLVYIVLLSSVGLSVGMEALRCSRRGECTPAEPRTPIMRLLHAIKLRPLVSLPVSGIDSISIWVIIGVGVVVGFLSGMLGVGGGFILMPLLIYAIGCPTVISIGTGMFQTIFTAAYGTYAHAMRGHVDLPLVLLMLLGSSVGAHIGAGLTRRFDAARVRGGFAILTAVGVIIVLAKLLSVFAESQPQ, from the coding sequence GTGGTGGACCTTCCCCTCGCCGGCATCCAGGTCTCCGGTCCGCTTATGGTACTCCTGGGGCTGGTGATCGGGATACTCTCAGGGTTCTTCGGGGTCGGCGGCGGCTTCCTGCTCACCCCCATGCTCAACGCCCTGTTCGGTATTCCGTATACCGTTGCCGTGGGCTCCAGCTTGTCGCAGATGATCGGCCTGAGCGCCACGGCATCCATCCGACACGCGCGCCTCGGGAATATCGACTACCGCCTGGGTGTTCTCATGCTCGTGGGTTCGGCGCTGGGAGCGGAAGGTGGCGCGGAGGTCCTGGGCCTGCTCAAACGCCTGGGCACCGTCTCTGTTTTCGGCGCCAACGTGCCCCTGATCACCCTGGTCATGAGCCTCGTCTACATAGTCCTGCTCAGCAGCGTGGGCCTCTCAGTGGGCATGGAAGCCCTGCGTTGCTCACGCCGCGGCGAGTGCACTCCGGCGGAGCCCCGCACGCCGATCATGCGCCTGCTCCACGCCATCAAGCTGCGGCCGCTGGTCAGCCTGCCCGTCTCGGGGATCGACTCCATCTCGATCTGGGTCATCATTGGTGTCGGGGTGGTAGTGGGTTTCCTCAGTGGGATGCTGGGGGTTGGAGGGGGGTTCATCCTTATGCCCCTGCTGATCTACGCCATCGGCTGCCCGACCGTGATTTCCATCGGGACCGGCATGTTCCAGACGATTTTCACCGCTGCCTACGGGACCTACGCCCATGCCATGCGCGGCCACGTGGACCTGCCCCTGGTGCTTCTCATGCTTCTTGGGTCATCCGTCGGCGCTCACATCGGCGCGGGGCTTACCCGCCGGTTTGATGCAGCGCGCGTTCGCGGCGGCTTCGCAATACTCACCGCCGTCGGGGTTATCATCGTCCTTGCCAAACTCTTGTCCGTCTTCGCCGAGAGCCAGCCTCAATAG
- a CDS encoding universal stress protein codes for MNKPVLLALSTFRRDIAEIEEALATCEETNAPLVAVFVVDINLARYFADSGVMAGTSLREEMEKGIMDEHKAEAQEALDLVAKLAAERNLPCRTEMRVGRFAVEVRDLVEQIDPAVLILTRAGRPDWLRKLFGSPVDRLCEELQGKCEIRIVRKR; via the coding sequence ATGAACAAGCCCGTGCTGCTGGCGTTGTCCACCTTCCGGCGCGACATAGCTGAGATCGAGGAAGCTCTCGCAACTTGCGAAGAGACCAATGCGCCGCTCGTTGCTGTGTTCGTCGTGGATATCAATCTCGCGCGCTACTTCGCCGACTCCGGGGTCATGGCAGGCACAAGCCTGCGCGAGGAGATGGAGAAGGGCATCATGGATGAGCACAAGGCCGAGGCGCAGGAGGCCCTGGATCTTGTGGCGAAGCTCGCGGCCGAGCGCAATCTCCCGTGCCGCACCGAAATGCGGGTGGGGCGGTTTGCCGTGGAAGTGCGAGACCTCGTCGAACAGATCGACCCTGCGGTTCTCATCTTGACGCGAGCCGGGCGGCCCGACTGGCTGCGTAAGCTCTTCGGCTCACCGGTGGACAGGCTCTGCGAAGAACTGCAGGGCAAGTGCGAGATTCGCATCGTGCGCAAACGCTGA
- a CDS encoding adenosylhomocysteinase, with product MGYDVADLNLAAEGKLRIEWADRQMAVVQSIRARFEKEKPLAGQRIGACLHVTSETANLCRTLAAGGAEVLLCASNPLSTQDPVAASLVQDYGISTYAIHGEDSESYYRHIHAILDAKPTITIDDGCDVIATIHSSRTELIPGILGGMEETTTGVIRLRAMAADGALKYPIIAVNDAKTKCLFDNYYGTGQSTIDGILRATNILLAGRNVVVCGYGQCGKGVAARAAGMGARVIIVEVDPIEALRAAMDGYQVMPIAKAAEMGDVFITVTGDKHIIRGEHFEVMRDGAILCNSGHFDVEVDLVALAEMATDKRIVRHETEKYTLADGRSIFVLGQGRLVNLASAEGHPASVMDMSFANQALCAEYMTLHHDKLDVAVHTVPVEIDQQVALLKLQAMGIEIDTLTAEQQEYLASWHMGT from the coding sequence ATGGGATACGATGTCGCCGACCTGAACCTCGCCGCTGAAGGCAAGCTGCGCATTGAGTGGGCCGACCGCCAGATGGCAGTCGTGCAGTCCATCCGCGCCCGCTTCGAGAAGGAGAAGCCACTGGCCGGCCAGCGCATCGGTGCCTGCCTGCATGTGACCAGCGAAACCGCCAATCTCTGCCGCACCCTTGCCGCGGGTGGCGCAGAAGTGCTCCTGTGCGCAAGCAATCCGCTGTCCACCCAGGACCCGGTGGCCGCGTCTCTCGTGCAAGACTACGGCATCAGCACCTATGCGATCCACGGCGAGGACAGCGAGAGTTACTACCGGCACATTCACGCGATCCTCGACGCGAAGCCGACCATCACCATCGACGACGGCTGCGACGTCATCGCCACCATTCACTCTTCTCGCACCGAACTGATTCCGGGGATCCTTGGCGGCATGGAGGAGACCACCACCGGCGTCATCCGCCTGCGCGCGATGGCTGCTGACGGCGCCCTCAAGTACCCGATCATCGCGGTGAATGATGCGAAGACCAAGTGCCTGTTCGACAACTACTATGGCACCGGGCAAAGCACCATCGACGGCATCCTGCGCGCCACGAATATCCTCCTCGCGGGACGCAATGTGGTGGTCTGCGGCTACGGACAGTGCGGCAAAGGCGTGGCCGCACGCGCCGCAGGCATGGGAGCGCGGGTCATCATTGTGGAAGTCGACCCCATCGAAGCATTGCGAGCAGCCATGGACGGCTATCAGGTCATGCCCATCGCGAAGGCGGCTGAAATGGGGGACGTGTTCATCACCGTGACCGGCGATAAGCACATCATCCGCGGCGAGCATTTCGAAGTCATGCGCGATGGCGCGATCCTGTGCAACAGCGGGCATTTCGACGTGGAGGTCGACCTCGTGGCCCTTGCCGAAATGGCCACGGACAAGAGAATCGTCCGCCACGAGACCGAGAAGTACACTCTCGCCGACGGCAGATCCATCTTCGTCCTCGGGCAGGGCCGTCTGGTCAATCTCGCGTCCGCCGAGGGTCACCCGGCGTCGGTCATGGACATGAGCTTCGCCAACCAGGCTCTGTGCGCCGAGTACATGACCTTGCACCACGACAAGCTGGATGTCGCGGTGCACACCGTTCCGGTGGAGATCGACCAGCAGGTGGCGCTGCTCAAGCTCCAGGCAATGGGCATCGAGATCGACACACTCACCGCCGAGCAGCAGGAATACCTGGCCAGCTGGCACATGGGCACCTGA
- a CDS encoding GHMP kinase, with translation MAIWRARSPVRVDLAGGWTDVPPFSAEQGGAVVNAAISRFSYASVIPTSDGRLRLESADYDTRIEAHGIRQMEYDGNLDLLKAAIRRRGFDLAAHIITRSEAPPGSGTGSSASMGVTMVGIIDYLQGNDVDRMEIAALANLLEVEELGIPGGKQDQYAAALGGINFMQFRDPEVTVEPISLPKDFLLELEKHLLLVYTGKSRLSGDLINRVMGAYQRGEAGVAEALMNIRQAAADMRDALMARDLQAVGRLLDFNWENQKRLYSEMTTPKIEALFEIARPEGMLGGKACGAGGGGCILLLCEPDSEHRVRRAVEDLGGTVIEFQFDHSGLQVWTSQA, from the coding sequence ATGGCAATCTGGCGCGCTCGCAGTCCGGTAAGAGTTGACCTCGCCGGCGGCTGGACCGATGTACCGCCTTTCAGCGCTGAGCAGGGCGGAGCGGTTGTGAACGCCGCCATCTCGCGGTTCTCGTACGCCTCGGTGATACCCACCAGCGACGGCCGACTGCGGCTGGAATCCGCGGACTACGACACCCGTATTGAGGCCCACGGCATCCGCCAGATGGAGTACGACGGCAATCTGGACCTGTTGAAAGCCGCCATCCGGCGCCGCGGGTTCGACCTTGCCGCGCATATCATCACTCGCAGCGAAGCCCCACCGGGATCGGGCACCGGTTCATCCGCCTCCATGGGCGTGACCATGGTCGGTATCATCGACTACCTGCAGGGCAATGACGTGGACCGGATGGAAATCGCGGCCCTGGCAAACCTTCTGGAAGTCGAGGAACTGGGGATACCGGGAGGTAAGCAGGACCAGTATGCCGCGGCACTTGGCGGCATCAATTTCATGCAGTTCCGGGACCCGGAAGTGACCGTGGAGCCCATTAGCCTGCCCAAGGATTTCCTCCTGGAGCTTGAAAAGCACCTGCTGCTGGTGTATACCGGCAAGTCCCGGCTGTCGGGAGATCTCATCAACCGCGTCATGGGTGCATACCAGCGCGGGGAAGCCGGTGTGGCCGAGGCGCTTATGAACATCCGGCAGGCTGCCGCCGACATGCGCGACGCCTTGATGGCCCGGGACCTGCAGGCCGTGGGCAGGTTGCTGGACTTCAACTGGGAGAACCAGAAGCGCCTGTACTCCGAGATGACCACGCCGAAGATCGAAGCCTTGTTCGAGATCGCTCGGCCCGAGGGAATGCTCGGTGGCAAGGCGTGCGGCGCCGGAGGCGGTGGCTGCATTCTCCTGCTGTGCGAGCCTGACTCTGAACACCGTGTCCGGCGTGCCGTGGAGGATCTCGGCGGCACCGTCATTGAGTTCCAGTTCGACCATTCAGGTCTGCAAGTCTGGACGTCGCAGGCATAG
- the rfbD gene encoding dTDP-4-dehydrorhamnose reductase: protein MRQKRVVVTGAAGMLGSAVVELAPEGVTAVGVDLPDGDLTNPAQAMQAVADPHPSAVIHCAAYTDVDGCTRDPELAFRVNAEATGNVARACRACGAHLVAISTDYVFDGEKGAPYDEDDQPAPINPYGESKLEGERSAAREHDRVLIVRTQWLFGPGGKNFVRTIVTKGRELGSVKVVADEFGSPTYTRDLAARLWELVAREAVGIVHCTNAGVCSWAELAREALAAAGSSEIQVQEISRTQWESPTRRPRYSPLTSARLPEMGLAPLRSWREAVREYARDHLRQ, encoded by the coding sequence ATGCGGCAAAAGCGAGTAGTCGTCACCGGCGCGGCCGGAATGCTGGGCAGCGCCGTGGTCGAACTGGCCCCCGAGGGTGTCACAGCAGTGGGCGTTGATCTACCCGACGGCGACCTCACCAACCCTGCCCAGGCCATGCAGGCAGTGGCGGATCCACATCCATCCGCGGTGATCCATTGCGCCGCTTACACCGACGTGGACGGATGCACCCGCGACCCTGAGCTTGCCTTCCGCGTCAACGCCGAGGCCACCGGGAACGTCGCCCGGGCCTGCCGAGCCTGCGGCGCGCACCTGGTGGCGATCAGCACGGACTACGTTTTCGACGGTGAGAAAGGCGCCCCGTATGACGAGGATGACCAGCCGGCGCCGATCAACCCCTACGGGGAATCCAAACTTGAGGGCGAGCGCAGTGCAGCACGGGAGCATGACCGGGTGCTGATCGTCCGCACCCAATGGCTCTTCGGGCCCGGCGGGAAGAACTTCGTGCGCACTATCGTGACCAAGGGCCGCGAACTGGGCAGCGTGAAAGTGGTTGCCGACGAGTTCGGCTCGCCTACATACACTCGCGATCTCGCGGCGCGCCTTTGGGAGCTGGTGGCGCGCGAGGCCGTGGGCATTGTACACTGCACCAACGCAGGGGTCTGCTCCTGGGCTGAGCTGGCCCGCGAGGCACTGGCCGCGGCAGGTTCCTCCGAGATACAGGTTCAGGAGATCTCCCGAACCCAGTGGGAAAGCCCCACCAGGCGTCCGCGCTACAGCCCGCTTACCAGCGCGCGTTTGCCGGAAATGGGCCTCGCGCCCCTGAGGTCCTGGCGGGAGGCGGTGCGAGAGTACGCACGGGACCATCTTCGCCAATAA
- a CDS encoding DUF4159 domain-containing protein: MTRSFTTIFLLALTTLLAAAPGELQVARLKYGGGGDWYANPTGLPNLIRAVNQRTTIRIAPSPGTVEPGSDRIFDYAALFVTGHGQIRFTEPERANLRRYLTRGGFMHVDDNYGLDEFFRPEVKKLFPDIPLVELPYSHPIYRCFYSFPSGLPKIHEHHGGPPHGYAIIHEGRVVLFYSFNTDLNDGWEDADVHNDPPEIRELALRMGVNILTYALTH; the protein is encoded by the coding sequence ATGACACGCTCATTCACAACCATCTTCCTCCTCGCGCTCACGACGCTCCTCGCAGCCGCGCCGGGGGAGCTTCAGGTTGCCCGCTTGAAGTACGGGGGCGGCGGTGACTGGTATGCGAACCCCACTGGCCTGCCCAATCTGATTCGTGCCGTGAACCAGCGCACCACCATCCGGATCGCGCCTAGCCCCGGCACGGTTGAGCCGGGATCCGACCGCATCTTCGATTACGCTGCCCTTTTCGTCACCGGCCACGGGCAGATCCGTTTCACCGAACCGGAGCGGGCAAATCTTCGGCGCTACCTCACCCGTGGCGGGTTCATGCATGTGGACGACAACTACGGTCTGGACGAGTTCTTCCGACCCGAGGTGAAGAAGCTCTTCCCAGACATTCCCCTGGTCGAATTGCCCTACAGTCACCCGATCTACCGCTGCTTCTACTCCTTCCCCTCAGGTCTGCCGAAGATCCACGAGCACCACGGTGGCCCACCCCACGGTTACGCTATCATCCACGAGGGCCGGGTGGTCCTCTTTTATTCCTTCAACACCGATCTCAATGACGGCTGGGAGGACGCCGATGTCCACAACGATCCTCCCGAAATCCGCGAGTTGGCTCTGCGGATGGGTGTCAACATCCTCACCTACGCCCTCACGCATTGA
- a CDS encoding aldo/keto reductase produces the protein MQYREVGDTGIMISTLGHGTMRYKGPENAAEMIHHGLSLGMNYFDIGPAYSYKEFDDNAESWVGKAIAGVPRETMVLSSKAQPRAGEPKVERSLGISTRDQMWQCIENSLKRAGVEYFDFYQLWDMSAPDHFETACIGADTPLAAMREAKEQGLVKHLGFTTHNPIGDQVIEWLAQVPDFKFITVYYNFTDTAPEKVIDYAHEHGVGVCIMGPLRGGLLVGESPAFERALPEFAGLPVQEIAIRFLLGNPGVTTLISGMNEIEHMDQNARVASLEDPMTPAQRERFIQAFRDFTKGEPLCTGCRYCAGACPEHLPVWMMMPMYQLAAVFEVPSARKMVAKMVGSERMDPSKCIACGVCVEKCPQNLPIPERMEKLVEMSNAYKAELGEE, from the coding sequence TTGCAGTACCGTGAAGTCGGCGACACGGGCATCATGATCTCAACACTCGGACATGGGACCATGCGCTACAAGGGTCCCGAAAACGCGGCGGAGATGATCCACCACGGCCTGTCCCTGGGCATGAACTACTTCGACATCGGCCCGGCGTACTCGTACAAGGAATTCGACGACAATGCGGAGTCCTGGGTGGGCAAAGCCATCGCCGGAGTGCCCCGCGAGACTATGGTGCTCTCCAGCAAGGCCCAGCCCCGGGCAGGCGAGCCCAAGGTGGAGCGTAGCCTGGGAATCAGCACTCGGGACCAGATGTGGCAGTGCATCGAAAACTCTCTCAAGCGCGCGGGGGTGGAATACTTCGACTTCTACCAGCTCTGGGACATGAGCGCGCCGGATCATTTCGAGACTGCCTGCATCGGCGCGGACACCCCTCTGGCCGCCATGCGCGAAGCCAAAGAACAGGGCCTCGTGAAGCACCTGGGCTTCACCACCCACAACCCCATCGGTGATCAAGTCATCGAGTGGCTCGCCCAGGTGCCCGACTTCAAGTTCATCACCGTCTATTACAACTTCACCGACACCGCACCCGAGAAGGTCATCGATTACGCCCATGAGCACGGAGTGGGCGTCTGCATCATGGGCCCGTTGCGCGGCGGGCTGCTTGTGGGTGAGTCTCCGGCATTCGAGCGCGCTCTGCCCGAATTCGCCGGCCTTCCTGTGCAGGAGATCGCCATCCGTTTCCTCCTGGGCAACCCCGGCGTCACCACGCTCATCTCCGGCATGAATGAGATCGAGCACATGGACCAGAACGCCCGCGTGGCGAGTCTCGAAGACCCGATGACCCCCGCGCAACGCGAGCGCTTCATTCAGGCCTTCCGCGATTTCACCAAAGGCGAGCCGCTCTGCACCGGCTGCCGGTACTGCGCCGGCGCTTGCCCCGAGCACTTGCCTGTATGGATGATGATGCCCATGTACCAGCTTGCGGCTGTGTTCGAGGTCCCCAGCGCCCGCAAGATGGTGGCGAAGATGGTGGGCAGCGAACGCATGGACCCCTCGAAGTGCATCGCCTGTGGCGTCTGTGTCGAGAAGTGCCCGCAGAACCTGCCTATCCCCGAGCGTATGGAGAAGCTCGTGGAAATGTCAAATGCGTACAAAGCGGAACTTGGCGAAGAATAA